The following proteins are encoded in a genomic region of Spirosoma sp. SC4-14:
- a CDS encoding DUF1800 domain-containing protein translates to MDKQTRLQQVRYLYSRAGFGGTPAELDDAARKSVRKVVRQLINDSANITELRVVEPGENVTKKELKGMARDGQLDRAMLKERIRENAGKVRDLNLQWLDQMASGRGALREKMALFWHGHFACRTMGQNPLFMQHYANTIRRNALGRFGDLLMAVSKEPAMLQFLNNQQNRKNAPNENFAREVMELFTLGRGNYSEHDIKEAARAFTGWQFTPDGQFVFRERVHDEGEKTVFGKTGAFKGEDVITMLLENRQTARFITSKIYRFFVNETEDKSRVDQLADAFYTSGYDIAGLMETIFTADWFYDAKNVGTHIKSPVELLAGMRHTLGLTFDQPQPQIFVQRTLGQMLFYPPNVAGWPGGKNWIDSSSLLFRMQLPNYVLKAAEVTVRAKDEGDVNVQALARKGGQQFHVKVNWEGFENAFAHTPDVQLTEAIASALLPFPLSSDQQTLINKQTNLAQSRSERIHALTAALMSLPEYQLT, encoded by the coding sequence ATGGACAAACAAACCCGACTGCAACAGGTACGCTACCTCTATAGCCGCGCTGGTTTTGGCGGTACACCCGCCGAACTGGACGATGCCGCCCGAAAATCAGTCCGAAAGGTAGTTCGGCAACTGATCAACGACAGTGCGAACATAACGGAACTGCGCGTGGTAGAACCCGGCGAAAACGTTACGAAAAAGGAGTTGAAGGGCATGGCTCGCGATGGACAACTGGACCGGGCCATGCTGAAAGAACGCATCCGCGAAAATGCCGGGAAAGTTCGGGATCTGAATCTGCAATGGCTCGACCAGATGGCGTCGGGAAGGGGTGCCTTGCGCGAAAAGATGGCACTATTCTGGCACGGGCATTTCGCCTGCCGGACGATGGGGCAAAACCCGCTCTTTATGCAGCACTATGCCAACACCATTCGCCGGAATGCGCTGGGTCGGTTTGGCGATCTACTGATGGCCGTTTCGAAAGAACCTGCCATGTTACAGTTTCTAAATAATCAGCAGAATCGAAAAAATGCACCCAACGAGAATTTTGCCCGCGAAGTGATGGAGCTGTTTACCCTCGGCCGGGGTAACTATTCGGAGCACGACATCAAAGAAGCGGCACGGGCGTTTACGGGCTGGCAGTTTACGCCCGATGGCCAGTTTGTGTTTCGGGAGCGCGTACATGACGAAGGCGAAAAGACCGTTTTCGGCAAAACCGGCGCCTTCAAAGGTGAAGATGTGATTACTATGTTGCTCGAAAACCGGCAAACAGCTCGCTTCATAACAAGCAAGATTTACCGATTCTTTGTGAACGAAACGGAGGACAAAAGTCGGGTTGATCAACTAGCCGATGCGTTTTACACGAGCGGCTACGACATCGCCGGACTAATGGAGACTATTTTCACCGCCGACTGGTTCTATGACGCCAAAAATGTGGGAACACACATCAAATCGCCGGTTGAATTATTGGCCGGGATGCGCCATACATTGGGCTTAACGTTCGATCAGCCGCAACCGCAGATTTTTGTACAGCGAACCCTCGGTCAAATGCTGTTTTATCCGCCCAACGTTGCTGGCTGGCCCGGTGGTAAAAACTGGATCGATTCGTCGAGTCTGCTGTTTCGGATGCAGTTGCCAAACTATGTGCTAAAAGCGGCTGAAGTAACAGTTCGTGCTAAGGATGAGGGCGACGTGAACGTTCAGGCACTGGCCCGAAAAGGCGGTCAGCAGTTTCATGTAAAAGTAAACTGGGAGGGTTTTGAAAACGCGTTTGCCCACACACCGGATGTACAATTGACAGAAGCCATAGCCTCCGCCCTGCTGCCCTTTCCGCTCTCTTCTGATCAGCAGACACTTATCAACAAACAAACTAACCTAGCCCAGTCGCGTTCGGAGCGTATTCATGCGCTAACCGCAGCTCTTATGAGCTTACCCGAATATCAACTCACTTAA